From the Ctenopharyngodon idella isolate HZGC_01 chromosome 3, HZGC01, whole genome shotgun sequence genome, one window contains:
- the LOC127509048 gene encoding interleukin-21 receptor isoform X22, producing MMNRIGMICIFLAFSVELNASSQALKEGLSCVTDYCKSVSCSLKLPDTSTRNISHWLEFQWNNHITDYDDFKHGPYRCPLQRAREDHTCTFTVNGTMTDLDKVAVKLHYLENGNKNSFLLNDGWKPTENIKPKAPLNLTLQYTNGTYHFSWTNGYEDERYGPYLPFTYTFLYYKDGDNNSEDSVHPENKMIQIDEMNLDPGTTYTAMVRSGIREHRTYKGTWSEWSGAVKWKTTYRDKYRGTPEDEPNQVGKIVIVMLVGLLILLIFVPAARFKMKEISWVPTPATYFQPLYQNYQGNFQCWVLAKSPLQDFHVLEDFSTIDKISEVMMTTLQDEEEKTGMYPAAQCHQPYVGPTAEVWVPRQMPDTCSETSIPCEEFSLLCEELPDKVHDIMQSLGVACLSGDVLSLKDSALSLESLEDCEESEAPVIINPVPVCSKQDYCTLTNTPTGPVFTFTRDIELDENTFSD from the exons ATGATGAACCGCATTGGAATGATCTGCATTTTCTTGGCTTTTTCAGTGGAACTTAACGCCAGTTCACAGG CTCTGAAAGAAGGGCTCAGCTGTGTGACAGATTACTGTAAATCTGTCAGCTGCTCTTTAAAGCTACCAGACACATCCACTAGAAACATATCACACTGGCTGGAATTTCAATGGAACAATCACAT TACAGATTATGATGACTTCAAACACGGGCCGTATAGATGCCCACTCCAGAGAGCACGCGAAGATCACACCTGCACTTTCACTGTAAATGGAACAATGACTGATCTTGATAAAGTTGCTGTGAAACTTCATTATTTGGAAAACGGCAATAAGAATTCATTTCTGTTGAATGATGGTTGGAAGCCAACAGAAAACA TTAAACCAAAAGCCCCACTTAATCTGACATTACAATATACAAATGGGACGTATCATTTCTCTTGGACTAATGGATATGAAGATGAACGCTATGGACCTTATCTACCCTTCACGTACACATTCCTGTACTACAAAGATGGAGATAATAACAGC GAGGACAGTGTTCATccagaaaataaaatgattcaGATTGATGAAATGAATCTTGATCCGGGCACTACATACACTGCTATGGTGAGGTCTGGGATACGTGAACATCGGACATACAAAGGAACGTGGAGCGAGTGGAGCGGCGCAGTAAAATGGAAAACAACATACAGAGATAAATACCGTGGtaccccag aaGATGAGCCCAATCAAGTTGGCAAGATTGTCATTGTAATGTTGGTTGGACTTTTAATTCTGCTCATATTTGTTCCTGCTGCAAG ATTTAAGATGAAAGAAATTTCATGGGTGCCGACACCAGCAACATATTTCCAGCCCCTTTATCAAAATTACCAGGGCAATTTTCAG TGTTGGGTTTTGGCAAAAAGTCCTTTACAAGACTTTCATGTTTTggaagacttttcaacaatcgACAAGATTTCCGAGGTCATGATGACTACACTACAGGATGAGGAAGAGAAAACGGGCATGTATCCCGCTGCACAATGCCATCAACCCTATGTGGGCCCCACAGCTGAGGTCTGGGTCCCACGCCAAATGCCCGATACGTGCAGTGAGACGAGTATCCCGTGTGAGGAATTTTCTTTGCTCTGTGAAGAGTTGCCAGATAAAGTGCATGACATCATGCAGTCTCTCGGTGTGGCGTGTCTGAGTGGGGATGTTCTGTCTCTGAAGGACTCTGCTCTTAGTCTTGAGAGTCTTGAGGACTGTGAGGAATCTGAAGCACCAGTTATCATTAACCCAGTGCCTGTGTGTTCCAAACAAGACTACTGCACTCTTACCAACACTCCCACAGGCCCTGTCTTCACCTTCACCAGAGATATAGAGCTGGACGAAAACACCTTTAGTGATTAA
- the LOC127509048 gene encoding uncharacterized protein LOC127509048 isoform X19: MMNRIGMICIFLAFSVELNASSQALKEGLSCVTDYCKSVSCSLKLPDTSTRNISHWLEFQWNNHITDYDDFKHGPYRCPLQRAREDHTCTFTVNGTMTDLDNATVKLHYLENGNKNSSLLNDGWKPAENIKPKAPLNLTLQYTNGTYHFSWTNGYEDERYGPYLPFMYKFLYYKDGDNNSEDSVHPDNKTIQIDEKELDPGTTYTAMVRSGIREHRTYRGTWSEWSSAVKWKTTYRDKYRGIPGLSCVTDYCKSVSCSLKLPDTSTRNISHWLEFQWNNHITDYDDLKHGPYRCPLQRAREDHTCTFTVNGIITDLDKVAVKLHYLENGTKNSFLLNDGWKPAENIKPKAPLNLILQYTNGTYHFSWTNGYEDERYGPYLPFTYTFLYYKDGDNNSEDSVHPENKMIQIDEMNLDPGTTYTAMVRSGIREHRTYKGTWSEWSGAVKWKTTYRDKYRGTPEDEPNQVGKIVIVMLVGLLILLIFVPAARFKMKEISWVPTPATYFQPLYQNYQGNFQCWVLAKSPLQDFHVLEDFSTIDKISEVMMTTLQDEEEKTGMYPAAQCHQPYVGPTAEVWVPRQMPDTCSETSIPCEEFSLLCEELPDKVHDIMQSLGVACLSGDVLSLKDSALSLESLEDCEESEAPVIINPVPVCSKQDYCTLTNTPTGPVFTFTRDIELDENTFSD; encoded by the exons ATGATGAACCGCATTGGAATGATCTGCATTTTCTTGGCTTTTTCAGTGGAACTTAACGCCAGTTCACAGG CTCTGAAAGAAGGGCTCAGCTGTGTGACAGATTACTGTAAATCTGTCAGCTGCTCTTTAAAGCTACCAGACACATCCACTAGAAACATATCACACTGGCTGGAATTTCAATGGAACAATCACAT TACAGATTATGATGACTTCAAACACGGGCCGTATAGATGCCCACTCCAGAGAGCACGCGAAGATCACACCTGCACTTTCACTGTAAATGGAACAATGACTGATCTTGATAATGCTACTGTGAAACTTCATTATTTGGAAAACGGCAATAAGAATTCGTCTCTGTTGAATGATGGTTGGAAGCCAGCAGAAAACA tTAAACCAAAAGCCCCACTTAATCTGACATTACAATATACAAATGGGACGTATCATTTCTCTTGGACTAATGGATATGAAGATGAACGCTATGGACCTTATCTACCCTTCATGTACAAATTCCTGTACTACAAAGATGGAGATAATAACAGC GAGGACAGTGTTCATCCAGACAATAAAACGATTCAGATTGATGAAAAGGAGCTTGATCCGGGCACTACATACACTGCTATGGTGAGGTCTGGGATACGTGAACATCGGACATACAGAGGAACGTGGAGCGAGTGGAGCAGCGCAGTAAAATGGAAAACAACATACAGAGATAAATACCGTGGtatcccag GGCTCAGCTGTGTGACAGATTACTGTAAATCTGTCAGCTGCTCTTTAAAGCTACCAGACACATCCACTAGAAACATATCACACTGGCTGGAATTTCAATGGAACAATCACAT TACAGATTATGATGACTTAAAACACGGGCCGTATAGATGCCCACTCCAGAGAGCACGCGAAGATCACACCTGCACTTTCACTGTAAATGGAATAATAACTGATCTTGATAAAGTTGCTGTGAAACTTCATTATTTGGAAAACGGCACTAAGAATTCATTTCTGTTGAATGATGGTTGGAAGCCAGCAGAAAACA TTAAACCAAAAGCCCCACTTAATCTGATATTACAATATACAAATGGGACGTATCATTTCTCTTGGACTAATGGATATGAAGATGAACGCTATGGACCTTATCTACCCTTCACGTACACATTCCTGTACTACAAAGATGGAGATAATAACAGC GAGGACAGTGTTCATccagaaaataaaatgattcaGATTGATGAAATGAATCTTGATCCGGGCACTACATACACTGCTATGGTGAGGTCTGGGATACGTGAACATCGGACATACAAAGGAACGTGGAGCGAGTGGAGCGGCGCAGTAAAATGGAAAACAACATACAGAGATAAATACCGTGGtaccccag aaGATGAGCCCAATCAAGTTGGCAAGATTGTCATTGTAATGTTGGTTGGACTTTTAATTCTGCTCATATTTGTTCCTGCTGCAAG ATTTAAGATGAAAGAAATTTCATGGGTGCCGACACCAGCAACATATTTCCAGCCCCTTTATCAAAATTACCAGGGCAATTTTCAG TGTTGGGTTTTGGCAAAAAGTCCTTTACAAGACTTTCATGTTTTggaagacttttcaacaatcgACAAGATTTCCGAGGTCATGATGACTACACTACAGGATGAGGAAGAGAAAACGGGCATGTATCCCGCTGCACAATGCCATCAACCCTATGTGGGCCCCACAGCTGAGGTCTGGGTCCCACGCCAAATGCCCGATACGTGCAGTGAGACGAGTATCCCGTGTGAGGAATTTTCTTTGCTCTGTGAAGAGTTGCCAGATAAAGTGCATGACATCATGCAGTCTCTCGGTGTGGCGTGTCTGAGTGGGGATGTTCTGTCTCTGAAGGACTCTGCTCTTAGTCTTGAGAGTCTTGAGGACTGTGAGGAATCTGAAGCACCAGTTATCATTAACCCAGTGCCTGTGTGTTCCAAACAAGACTACTGCACTCTTACCAACACTCCCACAGGCCCTGTCTTCACCTTCACCAGAGATATAGAGCTGGACGAAAACACCTTTAGTGATTAA
- the LOC127509048 gene encoding uncharacterized protein LOC127509048 isoform X15, giving the protein MMNRIGMICIFLAFSVELNASSQALKEGLSCVTDYCKSVSCSLKLPDTSTRNISHWLEFQWNNHITDYDDFKHGPYRCPLQRAREDHTCTFTVNGTMTDLDKVAVKLHYLENGNKNSFLLNDGWKPTENIKPKAPLNLTLQYTNGTYHFSWTNGYEDERYGPYLPFTYTFLYYKDGDNNSEVSVHPENKMIQIDEMNLDPGTTYTAMVRSGIREHRTYRGTWSEWSSAVKWKTTYRDKYRGTPGLSCVTDYCKSVSCSLKLPDTSTRNISHWLEFQWNNHITDYDDLKHGPYRCPLQRAREDHTCTFTVNGIITDLDKVAVKLHYLENGTKNSFLLNDGWKPAENIKPKAPLNLILQYTNGTYHFSWTNGYEDERYGPYLPFTYTFLYYKDGDNNSEDSVHPENKMIQIDEMNLDPGTTYTAMVRSGIREHRTYKGTWSEWSGAVKWKTTYRDKYRGTPEDEPNQVGKIVIVMLVGLLILLIFVPAARFKMKEISWVPTPATYFQPLYQNYQGNFQCWVLAKSPLQDFHVLEDFSTIDKISEVMMTTLQDEEEKTGMYPAAQCHQPYVGPTAEVWVPRQMPDTCSETSIPCEEFSLLCEELPDKVHDIMQSLGVACLSGDVLSLKDSALSLESLEDCEESEAPVIINPVPVCSKQDYCTLTNTPTGPVFTFTRDIELDENTFSD; this is encoded by the exons ATGATGAACCGCATTGGAATGATCTGCATTTTCTTGGCTTTTTCAGTGGAACTTAACGCCAGTTCACAGG CTCTGAAAGAAGGGCTCAGCTGTGTGACAGATTACTGTAAATCTGTCAGCTGCTCTTTAAAGCTACCAGACACATCCACTAGAAACATATCACACTGGCTGGAATTTCAATGGAACAATCACAT TACAGATTATGATGACTTCAAACACGGGCCGTATAGATGCCCACTCCAGAGAGCACGCGAAGATCACACCTGCACTTTCACTGTAAATGGAACAATGACTGATCTTGATAAAGTTGCTGTGAAACTTCATTATTTGGAAAACGGCAATAAGAATTCATTTCTGTTGAATGATGGTTGGAAGCCAACAGAAAACA TTAAACCAAAAGCCCCACTTAATCTGACATTACAATATACAAATGGGACGTATCATTTCTCTTGGACTAATGGATATGAAGATGAACGCTATGGACCTTATCTACCCTTCACGTACACATTCCTGTACTACAAAGATGGAGATAATAACAGC GAGGTCAGTGTTCATccagaaaataaaatgattcaGATTGATGAAATGAATCTTGATCCGGGTACTACATACACTGCTATGGTGAGGTCTGGGATACGTGAACATCGGACATACAGAGGAACGTGGAGCGAGTGGAGCAGCGCAGTAAAATGGAAAACAACATACAGAGATAAATACCGTGGtaccccag GGCTCAGCTGTGTGACAGATTACTGCAAATCTGTCAGCTGCTCTTTAAAGCTACCAGACACATCCACTAGAAACATATCACACTGGCTGGAATTTCAATGGAACAATCACAT TACAGATTATGATGACTTAAAACACGGGCCGTATAGATGCCCACTCCAGAGAGCACGCGAAGATCACACCTGCACTTTCACTGTAAATGGAATAATAACTGATCTTGATAAAGTTGCTGTGAAACTTCATTATTTGGAAAACGGCACTAAGAATTCATTTCTGTTGAATGATGGTTGGAAGCCAGCAGAAAACA TTAAACCAAAAGCCCCACTTAATCTGATATTACAATATACAAATGGGACGTATCATTTCTCTTGGACTAATGGATATGAAGATGAACGCTATGGACCTTATCTACCCTTCACGTACACATTCCTGTACTACAAAGATGGAGATAATAACAGC GAGGACAGTGTTCATccagaaaataaaatgattcaGATTGATGAAATGAATCTTGATCCGGGCACTACATACACTGCTATGGTGAGGTCTGGGATACGTGAACATCGGACATACAAAGGAACGTGGAGCGAGTGGAGCGGCGCAGTAAAATGGAAAACAACATACAGAGATAAATACCGTGGtaccccag aaGATGAGCCCAATCAAGTTGGCAAGATTGTCATTGTAATGTTGGTTGGACTTTTAATTCTGCTCATATTTGTTCCTGCTGCAAG ATTTAAGATGAAAGAAATTTCATGGGTGCCGACACCAGCAACATATTTCCAGCCCCTTTATCAAAATTACCAGGGCAATTTTCAG TGTTGGGTTTTGGCAAAAAGTCCTTTACAAGACTTTCATGTTTTggaagacttttcaacaatcgACAAGATTTCCGAGGTCATGATGACTACACTACAGGATGAGGAAGAGAAAACGGGCATGTATCCCGCTGCACAATGCCATCAACCCTATGTGGGCCCCACAGCTGAGGTCTGGGTCCCACGCCAAATGCCCGATACGTGCAGTGAGACGAGTATCCCGTGTGAGGAATTTTCTTTGCTCTGTGAAGAGTTGCCAGATAAAGTGCATGACATCATGCAGTCTCTCGGTGTGGCGTGTCTGAGTGGGGATGTTCTGTCTCTGAAGGACTCTGCTCTTAGTCTTGAGAGTCTTGAGGACTGTGAGGAATCTGAAGCACCAGTTATCATTAACCCAGTGCCTGTGTGTTCCAAACAAGACTACTGCACTCTTACCAACACTCCCACAGGCCCTGTCTTCACCTTCACCAGAGATATAGAGCTGGACGAAAACACCTTTAGTGATTAA